In a genomic window of Bradyrhizobium sp. LLZ17:
- a CDS encoding VanZ family protein: MSIFVRAFAWLLAAAVTFATLGPPGLRPHSDLGQDGEHALAFVLLGLAFGLAYPHRRLATSAVAVVLIGLLELMQLWAPGRHARLEDFVVDALTACIGFALAAVAGWGMTRLAGSSAATSEGPAE, encoded by the coding sequence ATGTCCATTTTCGTTCGCGCTTTTGCCTGGCTGCTCGCAGCCGCCGTCACGTTTGCGACCCTCGGGCCGCCGGGCCTACGGCCGCATTCCGACTTGGGCCAGGACGGCGAGCATGCGCTCGCCTTCGTCCTGCTCGGACTGGCTTTCGGCCTCGCCTATCCGCATCGCCGCCTGGCGACCTCAGCGGTCGCGGTCGTCCTGATCGGCCTGCTCGAACTGATGCAGCTTTGGGCGCCAGGACGCCATGCGCGGCTGGAGGATTTCGTGGTTGACGCACTCACCGCTTGCATCGGCTTTGCCTTGGCCGCTGTCGCCGGTTGGGGCATGACGCGCCTTGCCGGAAGCTCGGCCGCCACAAGCGAAGGCCCCGCGGAGTAA
- the oxc gene encoding oxalyl-CoA decarboxylase, which yields MLNTATKSEAPGTEQELTDGFHLVIDALKLNGITTIYNVPGIPITDLGRMAQAAGIRVISFRHEQNAGYAAGIAGYLTKKPGVCLTVSAPGFLNGLTALAHATTNCYPMILVSGSSEREIVDLQQGDYEEMDQLAIAKPLCKAAYRVLHAQDIGIGFARAIRAAVSGRPGGVYLDLPAKLFGQVMNAEAGQKSLVKVIDAAPAQIPSPASVKRALDVLKSAKRPLIILGKGAAYAQADEEIKSFVEKSGMPFLPMSMAKGLLSDTHPQCAGAARSTVLKESDVVMLIGARLNWLLSHGKGKSWGEAPKKFIQVDIEPREMDSNVEIVAPVVGDIGSVVSAFNQAMAAGWTAPPAEWTKAIVSKREENVAKMAPKLMNNKSPMDYHGALGVLKNVIKEHPDAILVNEGANTLDLARGVIDMYKPRKRLDVGTWGVMGIGMGQAIAAALETGHPVLAVEGDSAFGFSGMEVETICRYDLPICVVIFNNDGIYRGTDVNSVNADPATTVFVKGARYDKMMEAFGGVGVNATSPDELKRAVNEAMASRKPTLINAVIDPAAGSESGRIGNLNPQSVLQKKK from the coding sequence ATGCTGAATACCGCGACCAAGTCCGAAGCACCGGGCACCGAGCAGGAATTGACGGATGGCTTTCATCTCGTCATCGACGCGCTCAAGCTGAACGGCATCACCACCATCTATAATGTGCCGGGCATCCCGATCACGGATTTGGGCCGCATGGCCCAGGCCGCCGGCATTCGCGTGATCTCGTTCCGCCACGAGCAGAACGCAGGCTACGCCGCGGGCATCGCCGGCTATCTCACCAAGAAGCCCGGCGTCTGCCTCACGGTTTCCGCGCCCGGCTTCCTCAACGGTCTCACCGCGCTCGCGCACGCCACCACCAATTGCTACCCGATGATCCTGGTGTCGGGCTCCTCCGAGCGCGAGATCGTCGACCTCCAGCAGGGCGACTACGAAGAAATGGACCAGCTCGCGATCGCGAAGCCGCTGTGCAAGGCGGCCTATCGCGTGCTGCACGCCCAGGACATCGGCATCGGTTTTGCCCGCGCGATTCGCGCGGCCGTCTCCGGCCGTCCCGGCGGCGTCTATCTCGATTTGCCGGCGAAGCTGTTCGGGCAGGTGATGAATGCCGAGGCCGGCCAGAAGTCGCTGGTCAAGGTGATCGATGCGGCCCCTGCGCAGATCCCCTCGCCCGCTTCGGTCAAGCGCGCGCTCGACGTGCTCAAGAGTGCAAAACGTCCACTCATCATCCTCGGCAAGGGCGCGGCCTACGCGCAGGCCGACGAAGAGATCAAGAGCTTTGTCGAGAAGAGCGGCATGCCGTTCCTGCCGATGAGCATGGCCAAGGGCCTGCTCTCCGATACCCATCCGCAATGCGCTGGTGCTGCCCGCTCGACGGTGCTGAAGGAATCCGATGTCGTGATGCTGATCGGCGCGCGGCTGAACTGGCTGCTCTCGCACGGCAAGGGCAAGAGCTGGGGCGAAGCGCCGAAGAAGTTCATCCAGGTCGATATCGAGCCCCGGGAAATGGACTCCAATGTCGAGATCGTCGCGCCCGTCGTCGGCGACATCGGCTCGGTCGTTTCGGCCTTCAACCAGGCGATGGCTGCGGGCTGGACTGCGCCGCCGGCCGAATGGACCAAGGCCATCGTTTCGAAGCGCGAAGAGAACGTCGCCAAGATGGCGCCGAAGCTCATGAACAACAAATCGCCGATGGACTATCACGGCGCACTCGGCGTGCTGAAGAACGTCATCAAGGAGCATCCCGACGCGATCCTCGTCAACGAGGGCGCCAATACGCTCGACCTCGCCCGCGGCGTCATCGACATGTACAAGCCGCGCAAGCGTCTCGATGTCGGCACCTGGGGCGTGATGGGCATCGGCATGGGCCAGGCGATCGCGGCGGCGCTCGAGACCGGCCACCCCGTGCTCGCGGTGGAAGGCGACTCGGCCTTCGGCTTCTCGGGCATGGAGGTCGAGACCATCTGCCGCTACGACCTGCCGATCTGCGTCGTCATCTTCAACAATGACGGCATCTATCGCGGCACCGACGTCAACAGCGTCAACGCCGATCCCGCGACCACCGTGTTCGTCAAGGGCGCGCGATACGACAAGATGATGGAAGCCTTCGGCGGCGTCGGCGTGAATGCCACCTCGCCCGACGAGCTCAAGCGCGCAGTCAACGAAGCGATGGCTTCACGCAAGCCGACGCTCATCAACGCGGTGATCGATCCGGCGGCCGGCTCTGAGAGCGGCCGCATCGGCAACCTCAATCCGCAGAGCGTCTTGCAGAAGAAGAAGTAA
- a CDS encoding IclR family transcriptional regulator has protein sequence MSKNVIRRKSLEPRSPSEAEPDARDGGVQSVDRALSILETLAEDDEGYRLSDLAVRTGLSASTVHRLLATLESRRFVQFDRAESKWHVGVRSFTVGASFARRRNFTAQAIPYLRKLRDLTRETANLAVVDDEFIIVLTRMESREIMRSLTKVGGRVPMVTSGVGKAVLATYSDEDVGAVIRHHGMPRLTAKSIVRPSDLFRELNVIRKQGFAVDDEEAEMGLRCVAAVVYNALAEPLAAISVSGLTSRVTDARLPEIGRVVREVAAELTAALGGVTPTTKPV, from the coding sequence ATGAGCAAGAACGTGATCCGGCGCAAATCGCTCGAGCCTCGGTCGCCATCAGAGGCCGAGCCCGACGCACGTGACGGCGGCGTGCAATCCGTCGACCGTGCGCTGTCGATCCTCGAGACGCTCGCCGAGGACGACGAAGGCTATCGCCTGAGCGACCTCGCCGTGCGCACCGGATTGTCGGCGTCGACCGTGCACCGCCTGCTGGCGACGCTGGAAAGCCGCCGCTTCGTGCAATTCGACCGCGCCGAATCCAAATGGCATGTCGGCGTGCGCAGCTTTACCGTGGGCGCAAGCTTCGCGCGACGGCGCAATTTCACCGCGCAGGCGATTCCCTATCTGCGCAAGCTGCGCGATCTCACCCGCGAGACAGCCAATCTCGCCGTGGTCGACGACGAGTTCATCATCGTGCTGACCCGGATGGAAAGCCGCGAGATCATGCGCTCGCTGACCAAGGTCGGCGGTCGCGTTCCCATGGTGACCTCGGGCGTCGGCAAAGCGGTGCTGGCGACCTATTCCGACGAGGACGTCGGCGCCGTCATCCGCCATCACGGCATGCCGCGGCTGACCGCGAAATCGATCGTGCGACCGAGCGACCTGTTCCGGGAGCTCAACGTCATCCGGAAACAGGGCTTTGCGGTCGACGACGAAGAGGCCGAGATGGGACTGCGCTGCGTCGCCGCCGTGGTCTACAATGCACTCGCAGAGCCGTTGGCCGCGATCTCGGTGTCCGGCCTGACCAGCCGCGTCACCGACGCCCGGCTGCCGGAGATCGGCCGCGTGGTGCGCGAGGTTGCGGCGGAGCTGACGGCGGCGCTCGGAGGCGTGACGCCGACGACGAAACCGGTCTGA
- a CDS encoding DUF1236 domain-containing protein — MKTRLAISLAAVSLLASSAAFAQSTTAEGAANGARAGGDIGGPVGAMVGGTVGAAVGAGLEIPDAILGGIPRDDSVVVHKRVVVGEPLPPTVVLRPVPNYTEYRYAVVNDRRVIVEPRTRRVVKIID; from the coding sequence ATGAAAACCCGTCTTGCGATTTCGTTGGCTGCCGTCTCGCTGCTGGCGTCAAGCGCAGCCTTTGCCCAGTCGACGACCGCCGAAGGCGCCGCAAACGGCGCGCGTGCGGGCGGCGACATCGGTGGTCCGGTCGGCGCGATGGTCGGCGGCACCGTGGGTGCAGCCGTCGGGGCAGGCCTGGAAATCCCGGATGCGATTCTCGGCGGCATCCCGCGCGATGATTCAGTCGTGGTTCACAAGCGCGTCGTGGTCGGCGAGCCGCTGCCTCCGACCGTGGTGCTGCGTCCCGTACCGAACTACACCGAGTATCGCTATGCGGTTGTGAACGATCGCCGCGTAATCGTCGAGCCGCGCACGCGCCGCGTCGTCAAGATCATCGACTGA
- a CDS encoding acetate--CoA ligase family protein, which translates to MSNSKDVVRKVLDQVKADNRTSLTAPEGKLVCDAYGIAVPKEGVVKSAGEAGKVASSMGFPVVMKIVSPDILHKTEAGGVIVGVKTAQDAEKAYETILGNARKYKADAKIEGIQVQQMLAGGTEVIIGSITDGSFGKLVAFGLGGVLVEVLKDITFRLAPATKEDALSMLDGIQAHEILKGVRGGEPVNRTALADIIVKVSQLVTDFPEIIELDLNPVFATAKDAIAADVRIVVDFAYKPKPKPRPTEEIVAAMSRIMQPRAVAVVGASAEDGKIGNSVMKNLINGGYKGDIYPIHPKASEILGYKAYKSVKDVPGVIDTAVFAIPAKFVAAALVECGEKKIPGAVLIPSGFAEAGAPELQAEIVEIGQKYNVRLMGPNIYGFYYTPANLCATFCTAYDVKGHAALSSQSGGIGMAIIGFSRSAKMGVSAIVGLGNKSDIDEDDLLAFFEQDPNTNLIAQHCEDLKDGRAFAEAAKRVSKKKPVVVLKAGRTSAGAKAASSHTGALAGNDKIYEDVLAQSGVIRARSLRQLLEFARGVPVLPTPKGENVLIITGAGGSGVLLSDSCVDNGLSLMSMPPDLDAAFRKFIPPFGAAGNPVDITGGEPPITYVNTVKLGLSDERIHSLILGYWHTIVTPPMVFARNMVEVKKEMEAKGFVKPIVASLAGDVEVEEAAEYLYQNGIPAYAYSTELPVEVLGAKYKWARGAGLL; encoded by the coding sequence ATGTCCAATTCCAAAGATGTCGTCCGGAAGGTCCTTGACCAGGTCAAGGCCGACAACCGCACCAGCCTGACGGCGCCCGAAGGTAAGCTGGTCTGCGACGCCTACGGCATTGCGGTGCCGAAGGAGGGCGTGGTGAAGTCGGCCGGGGAGGCCGGCAAGGTCGCCTCTTCCATGGGCTTTCCGGTGGTGATGAAGATCGTTTCGCCGGACATTCTCCACAAGACCGAAGCCGGCGGCGTCATCGTCGGCGTCAAGACGGCGCAGGATGCCGAAAAGGCCTACGAGACCATTCTCGGCAACGCTAGGAAGTACAAGGCCGATGCCAAGATCGAGGGCATCCAGGTGCAGCAGATGCTGGCCGGCGGCACTGAAGTGATCATCGGCTCGATCACCGATGGCTCCTTCGGCAAACTCGTCGCCTTCGGCCTCGGCGGCGTGCTGGTCGAAGTGTTGAAGGACATCACCTTCCGCCTCGCGCCCGCGACCAAAGAAGACGCGCTCTCGATGCTCGACGGCATTCAGGCGCATGAGATCCTGAAGGGCGTACGCGGCGGCGAGCCGGTCAACCGCACGGCGCTCGCCGACATCATCGTCAAGGTCTCGCAGCTCGTCACCGATTTCCCGGAGATTATCGAGCTCGACCTCAACCCGGTGTTTGCGACGGCAAAGGACGCGATTGCCGCCGACGTGCGCATCGTCGTCGACTTCGCCTACAAGCCGAAGCCGAAGCCGCGCCCGACCGAGGAAATCGTCGCGGCGATGAGCCGGATCATGCAGCCAAGGGCGGTCGCCGTGGTCGGCGCGTCGGCGGAAGACGGCAAGATCGGCAACTCCGTGATGAAGAACCTCATCAACGGCGGCTACAAGGGCGATATCTACCCGATCCACCCCAAGGCCTCCGAGATCCTCGGCTACAAGGCCTACAAGAGCGTCAAGGACGTCCCGGGCGTGATCGACACTGCGGTGTTCGCGATCCCCGCGAAGTTCGTCGCCGCGGCGCTCGTCGAATGCGGCGAGAAGAAAATCCCGGGTGCGGTGCTGATCCCGTCCGGCTTTGCCGAAGCCGGCGCGCCGGAATTGCAGGCCGAGATCGTCGAGATCGGCCAGAAGTACAATGTCCGCCTGATGGGGCCGAACATCTACGGCTTCTATTATACGCCGGCCAATCTCTGCGCGACCTTCTGCACCGCCTATGATGTCAAGGGCCACGCGGCGCTGTCGTCGCAGTCGGGCGGCATCGGCATGGCTATCATCGGCTTCTCGCGCTCGGCGAAGATGGGTGTGTCGGCGATCGTCGGCCTCGGCAACAAGTCCGATATCGACGAGGACGACCTGCTCGCCTTCTTCGAGCAGGACCCGAACACCAATTTGATCGCGCAGCACTGCGAGGATCTCAAGGACGGTCGTGCCTTTGCGGAAGCCGCCAAGCGCGTCTCCAAGAAGAAGCCCGTGGTCGTGCTCAAGGCCGGCCGCACCTCGGCCGGCGCCAAGGCGGCCTCGTCTCATACCGGCGCGCTCGCCGGCAACGACAAGATCTATGAGGACGTGCTGGCGCAGTCCGGCGTGATCCGCGCGCGCTCGCTGCGGCAGCTGCTCGAATTCGCCCGCGGCGTGCCGGTGCTGCCGACGCCGAAGGGCGAGAACGTGCTGATCATCACTGGTGCCGGCGGCTCGGGCGTGCTGCTGTCGGACTCCTGCGTCGACAACGGTCTGTCGCTGATGTCGATGCCGCCGGATCTCGACGCAGCCTTCCGCAAGTTCATCCCGCCGTTCGGCGCGGCCGGAAATCCCGTGGATATCACCGGCGGCGAGCCGCCGATCACCTACGTCAACACCGTGAAGCTCGGCCTGTCGGACGAACGCATCCATTCGCTGATCCTCGGCTATTGGCACACCATCGTGACGCCACCGATGGTGTTTGCCCGCAACATGGTCGAGGTGAAGAAGGAGATGGAGGCCAAGGGCTTCGTCAAGCCGATCGTCGCCTCGCTCGCCGGCGACGTCGAGGTCGAGGAGGCTGCCGAATATCTCTACCAGAACGGCATCCCGGCCTATGCCTATTCGACTGAACTGCCGGTCGAGGTGTTGGGCGCCAAGTACAAATGGGCGCGCGGAGCAGGGCTGCTCTGA
- a CDS encoding NYN domain-containing protein has product MPSELRSPRLAVLIDADNASAKIADGLFEEIAKIGEASVRRIYGDFSHARSRGWADILSKHAIIPQQQFAYTTGKNASDITLVIDAMDLLHSGRFDGFCLVSSDSDFTRLAARIREQGVDVFGFGEHKTPESFRQACRRFVYTENLLAGTANSQGAASRPTPLQPPDAAAAIIKKVITQMESEDGWVTLGEVGRQLANLASDFDPRTFGFRNLSSLVRKTNSFEIDEANGRSMRIRVKPTAAPAPRRRNSRRPARPATAAGSPPKA; this is encoded by the coding sequence ATGCCTTCTGAGCTTCGTTCGCCCCGTCTTGCCGTCCTGATCGATGCCGACAACGCCTCCGCAAAGATCGCGGATGGTCTGTTCGAGGAGATCGCCAAGATCGGTGAGGCCAGCGTTCGCCGCATCTACGGCGATTTCTCCCATGCGCGCTCCAGGGGCTGGGCCGACATCCTGTCGAAGCACGCCATCATTCCGCAGCAGCAATTCGCCTATACGACGGGAAAGAATGCCTCCGACATAACCCTCGTGATCGACGCCATGGACCTGCTTCACAGCGGTCGCTTCGACGGCTTTTGCCTGGTCTCCTCCGACAGCGACTTCACCCGTCTCGCCGCCCGCATTCGGGAGCAGGGCGTGGATGTCTTTGGGTTTGGCGAGCACAAGACACCGGAGAGTTTCAGGCAGGCCTGCCGAAGGTTCGTCTACACGGAGAACCTGCTTGCCGGCACGGCGAACTCCCAGGGCGCCGCCTCGAGACCCACGCCGCTTCAGCCTCCTGATGCGGCTGCGGCCATCATCAAGAAGGTCATCACCCAGATGGAGAGCGAAGACGGCTGGGTCACTCTTGGAGAGGTCGGGCGGCAGCTCGCCAATTTGGCTTCCGATTTCGATCCGAGGACCTTTGGTTTCCGCAATCTGAGCAGCCTCGTGCGCAAGACGAATTCATTTGAGATTGATGAGGCGAACGGCAGGTCGATGCGGATCCGGGTCAAGCCCACCGCCGCGCCAGCGCCGAGACGTCGGAACTCGCGCAGACCCGCAAGGCCGGCGACGGCGGCCGGTTCGCCGCCTAAGGCGTAA
- a CDS encoding adenine deaminase C-terminal domain-containing protein gives MTKLTRFAVAPLHAMTRRLADVASGRVVPDLVITGAAVLSTYSERIHPGREVWITGGRIAAVKPAGSAKKVWGNVPLYDAAGGIIAPGLVDPHIHIESSMVTACAYAEAALLNGTTTIFCDSHEIGNVMDVAGIEAMLEDAREAPLSIFLTVPSTVPATSAALETAGGDLTPDKIAGLFDRWPEAVGLGEKMDFVPVTMGDERSHAILAAALKRGRPVSGHVYGREFVAAYAASGVTDTHEAIDRDIADDLLDAGVWVFLRGGPPTTPWHSLPQAIRTITELGASHKRTAVCTDDRDADDLLLFGLDWVVREAVKAGMSPEQAWSMGSLHGATRFGMDGDIGGLGGGRRADLVLMDDDLKPQSTWYGGELVVENRKITSRLDQALSQRYQYPKAAYATVKLPEKLKLTPELPAKACTVNAIKTALPGITLIHEKVAIESAKDWPALFARYGLCFVTVVERHGKSAGNVAYGLLKDFGLKRGAVASSVGHDSHNIIIAGTNEGDMQVAIAAIREHQGAVCVVADGKVRALVALPIAGLLSDKRVTEVAEEVKALKKEWAEAGCTIPYMGFNLIPLSVIPEIRITDKGLVLVPQMRLAPLFE, from the coding sequence ATGACCAAACTCACCCGCTTTGCCGTCGCGCCGCTGCATGCGATGACGCGGCGCCTGGCCGATGTCGCCTCGGGACGCGTCGTGCCGGACCTCGTCATTACGGGCGCGGCGGTGCTCTCGACCTATTCGGAACGCATTCATCCCGGTCGGGAGGTCTGGATCACCGGCGGCCGCATCGCCGCGGTGAAGCCGGCTGGATCCGCCAAGAAGGTCTGGGGCAACGTGCCGCTCTACGACGCGGCCGGCGGCATCATCGCGCCAGGGTTGGTTGACCCGCACATTCACATCGAATCTTCCATGGTGACGGCCTGCGCCTATGCCGAGGCCGCGCTCCTCAACGGCACCACCACGATCTTCTGCGACAGCCACGAGATCGGCAACGTCATGGATGTCGCCGGCATCGAGGCGATGCTGGAGGACGCGCGCGAGGCGCCGCTCTCGATTTTTCTGACGGTGCCGTCGACCGTGCCGGCAACCTCGGCCGCGCTTGAGACTGCCGGCGGCGATCTGACGCCGGACAAGATCGCCGGCCTGTTCGATCGCTGGCCCGAGGCCGTCGGGCTCGGCGAGAAGATGGATTTCGTGCCGGTCACCATGGGCGACGAGCGCAGCCACGCGATCCTCGCCGCAGCCCTGAAGCGCGGGCGGCCGGTGTCGGGCCATGTGTACGGCCGCGAATTCGTCGCGGCTTATGCGGCGAGCGGTGTCACCGACACCCACGAGGCGATCGACCGCGACATCGCCGACGATTTGCTCGATGCCGGCGTCTGGGTTTTCCTCCGCGGCGGACCGCCGACCACGCCATGGCACTCGTTGCCGCAGGCGATCCGCACCATCACAGAGCTCGGCGCCTCGCACAAGCGCACGGCGGTGTGTACCGACGACCGCGATGCCGACGACCTTCTCTTGTTCGGCCTCGACTGGGTGGTGCGCGAGGCGGTGAAGGCGGGAATGTCACCGGAGCAGGCCTGGTCGATGGGGTCGCTGCATGGCGCGACGCGCTTCGGCATGGACGGCGATATCGGCGGGCTCGGCGGCGGGCGTCGCGCCGATCTCGTGTTGATGGACGACGATCTGAAGCCGCAATCGACCTGGTATGGCGGTGAACTCGTGGTCGAGAACCGCAAGATCACGTCGCGGCTCGATCAGGCGCTGTCGCAGCGCTATCAATATCCGAAGGCGGCCTATGCGACCGTGAAGCTGCCCGAGAAGTTGAAGCTGACGCCGGAGCTTCCCGCGAAGGCCTGCACGGTCAATGCGATCAAGACGGCGCTGCCCGGCATCACGCTGATCCACGAGAAGGTCGCGATCGAGTCGGCAAAAGACTGGCCGGCGCTGTTCGCCCGTTACGGCCTGTGCTTCGTCACCGTGGTCGAGCGCCACGGCAAGTCGGCCGGCAATGTCGCCTATGGCCTGCTCAAGGATTTTGGCCTGAAGCGCGGCGCGGTCGCCTCCAGTGTCGGCCATGACAGCCACAACATCATCATTGCCGGCACCAATGAAGGCGACATGCAAGTTGCCATTGCCGCCATCAGGGAGCATCAGGGCGCCGTCTGCGTCGTCGCCGACGGCAAGGTGAGGGCGCTGGTCGCCTTGCCGATCGCGGGACTGCTCTCCGACAAGCGCGTCACCGAGGTCGCCGAAGAGGTCAAGGCGCTGAAGAAGGAGTGGGCGGAGGCTGGCTGCACCATCCCCTACATGGGCTTCAATCTGATTCCGCTATCGGTCATTCCGGAAATTCGCATCACCGACAAGGGGCTGGTGCTGGTGCCGCAGATGCGGCTGGCGCCGCTGTTCGAGTGA
- a CDS encoding GntR family transcriptional regulator — protein MSLRKSNKALPNMAEADIAIVRIAPESSFKNKAYDALKEAILKMDIYSTPEPVMLDERALSERLGVSRTPIREAIAMLEQDGFVKTVPRRGIMVVRRTKTEIVDMIRAWAALESMAARLITTTARKKDISALRDYFKDFGKDRLPQDHVEEYSRANIAFHQALISLSESAVLVDLTNDLLLHVRGYRQLTIGRKDRTATSLPEHLGMIEALEARDTELAEKRARDHTLGLAAYVEAHGQELFN, from the coding sequence GTGTCACTGCGGAAATCAAACAAGGCGTTGCCGAACATGGCCGAGGCAGACATCGCAATCGTTCGCATTGCCCCGGAGAGCAGCTTCAAGAACAAGGCGTATGACGCCTTGAAGGAAGCCATCCTCAAGATGGACATCTACTCGACGCCCGAGCCGGTGATGCTGGACGAGCGCGCGCTGTCCGAGCGCCTGGGTGTCAGCCGCACGCCGATCCGCGAAGCGATCGCCATGCTCGAGCAGGACGGGTTCGTGAAGACCGTGCCCCGCCGCGGCATCATGGTGGTGCGCCGGACCAAGACCGAAATCGTCGACATGATCCGCGCCTGGGCGGCGCTGGAAAGCATGGCCGCACGCCTCATCACCACGACGGCGCGCAAGAAGGACATTTCGGCGCTGCGCGACTACTTCAAGGATTTTGGCAAGGACCGCCTGCCCCAGGATCACGTCGAGGAATATTCGCGCGCCAACATCGCGTTCCACCAGGCGCTGATCTCGCTGTCGGAATCCGCGGTGCTGGTCGATCTCACCAACGATCTGCTGCTGCACGTGCGCGGTTACCGGCAACTGACGATCGGGCGCAAGGATCGCACCGCGACCTCGCTGCCCGAGCATCTCGGCATGATCGAAGCACTCGAAGCGCGCGACACCGAACTTGCCGAGAAGCGCGCCCGCGATCACACCCTTGGCCTTGCCGCTTACGTCGAAGCGCACGGCCAGGAACTGTTCAACTAG
- the hyi gene encoding hydroxypyruvate isomerase — protein sequence MPKFAANLTMLFNEMPFLDRFAAAKAAGFTGVEYLFPYDFDRALLREQLEAHGLIQVLHNLPAGNWAAGQRGIAILPDRVAEFRDGVFRAIDYAKALDCEQLNCLVGIGPDDADPRELNETLVGNLRFAASTLARENIKLLVEPINTLDIPGFFLHGTEQAVQLISEVRSNNLFIQYDIYHMQIMEGDLARTMQEYLPQIAHVQLADNPGRHEPGTGEINYPFLFRHLDAIGYRGWVGCEYKPRTTTLESLSWHAAQTFET from the coding sequence ATGCCGAAATTCGCCGCCAACCTCACCATGCTCTTCAACGAGATGCCGTTCCTCGACCGCTTTGCCGCGGCGAAAGCCGCGGGCTTCACTGGGGTCGAATATCTCTTTCCCTATGATTTCGACAGGGCGCTGCTGCGCGAGCAGCTCGAAGCCCACGGCCTCATTCAAGTGCTGCACAATCTTCCCGCCGGAAATTGGGCGGCCGGTCAGCGCGGCATCGCGATCCTGCCGGATCGTGTCGCCGAATTCCGCGATGGCGTGTTCCGCGCCATCGACTATGCCAAGGCGCTCGATTGCGAGCAGCTCAATTGCCTGGTCGGCATCGGGCCCGATGATGCCGACCCGCGCGAGCTCAACGAAACGCTAGTCGGTAATCTGCGCTTCGCCGCCTCGACGCTGGCGCGGGAGAACATCAAGCTGCTGGTCGAGCCAATCAACACGCTCGACATTCCCGGCTTCTTCCTCCACGGCACCGAGCAGGCGGTGCAGCTGATCTCCGAGGTGCGGTCGAACAATCTGTTCATCCAGTACGACATCTATCACATGCAGATCATGGAGGGCGATCTCGCCCGTACCATGCAGGAATATCTTCCACAGATCGCCCACGTCCAGCTCGCCGATAATCCCGGCCGCCACGAGCCGGGCACTGGCGAAATCAACTATCCCTTCCTGTTCCGTCATCTCGACGCGATCGGTTACCGCGGCTGGGTCGGATGCGAATACAAGCCGCGGACCACGACGCTGGAAAGCCTGTCCTGGCACGCCGCGCAGACATTTGAGACGTGA
- a CDS encoding 2-hydroxy-3-oxopropionate reductase has product MIDIGFIGLGTMGRPMAGHLLAAGHRVLLHDVAPVSPELIAAGGIACKSGKKVAEEADAVIIMVPDTPHVEAVLFGKDGVAAGISKGKIVVDMSSISPLATKEFANNIEALGADYLDAPVSGGEVGAKAASLTIMVGGPERAFNTMKPIFDKMGKNVTRVGANGDGQTTKVANQIIVALTIEAVGEALLFASRAGANPALVRQALMGGFASSRILEVHGERMVKRNFDPGFRIELHQKDLNLALEGARALGLSLPSTAVAQQLFSSCTAHGGKGWDHSAMVRALELMADHEIGAVGSVTG; this is encoded by the coding sequence ATGATCGACATCGGCTTCATCGGACTTGGCACCATGGGACGGCCGATGGCCGGCCATCTGCTGGCCGCGGGTCATCGCGTCTTGCTGCATGACGTCGCGCCGGTCTCGCCCGAGCTGATCGCGGCCGGTGGCATCGCCTGCAAGTCGGGCAAGAAGGTCGCGGAGGAGGCGGATGCGGTTATCATCATGGTGCCGGATACGCCGCATGTGGAGGCCGTGCTGTTCGGCAAGGATGGCGTGGCTGCCGGCATCTCCAAAGGCAAGATCGTCGTCGACATGAGCTCGATCTCGCCGCTGGCGACCAAAGAGTTCGCGAACAACATCGAAGCGCTGGGCGCGGACTATCTCGATGCGCCGGTGTCGGGCGGCGAAGTCGGTGCCAAGGCCGCCAGCCTCACCATCATGGTCGGCGGTCCCGAGCGCGCGTTCAACACCATGAAGCCGATCTTCGACAAAATGGGCAAGAACGTCACCCGTGTGGGCGCCAATGGCGACGGGCAGACAACCAAGGTCGCCAACCAGATCATCGTCGCCCTGACGATCGAAGCGGTCGGCGAGGCGCTGCTGTTTGCATCCAGGGCCGGCGCCAACCCTGCGCTGGTGCGGCAGGCGTTGATGGGCGGATTTGCCTCGTCGCGAATTCTCGAGGTTCATGGCGAGCGCATGGTGAAGCGCAATTTCGATCCAGGGTTTCGCATCGAGTTGCACCAGAAGGATCTCAATCTCGCGCTCGAAGGCGCGCGCGCGCTCGGCTTGTCCCTGCCGAGCACGGCGGTGGCGCAGCAATTGTTCTCGTCCTGCACCGCGCATGGCGGCAAGGGCTGGGATCACTCGGCGATGGTGCGGGCGTTGGAACTGATGGCCGACCACGAAATCGGCGCCGTTGGAAGTGTTACGGGGTAA